From Halodesulfovibrio aestuarii DSM 17919 = ATCC 29578, the proteins below share one genomic window:
- the rdgC gene encoding recombination-associated protein RdgC, whose protein sequence is MGFLNASTSFTRYKITEPVPKELWPEIPEKLRQFSFKEIEESAEERGWGWVCFDDMLDSSWHTAPPEKGAYLTFSLRLDTRRIPAAVMKKHVAIAIREEERKIKEQGKKYVSRERKKELKEQVQLKLRARTLPVPAEFHVVWNMQTNDVYFASTQAKVLELFVDYFAQTFGVDLEPMTPYSLAISLMGEDIAEKLDTLEPANFA, encoded by the coding sequence ATGGGCTTTTTAAACGCCAGTACTTCATTCACCCGATATAAGATTACAGAGCCTGTTCCTAAAGAGCTCTGGCCGGAAATTCCTGAGAAACTTCGCCAGTTTTCTTTCAAAGAAATTGAAGAGTCCGCAGAAGAACGCGGCTGGGGATGGGTCTGTTTTGACGACATGCTGGATTCTTCATGGCACACCGCACCGCCTGAAAAAGGGGCTTACCTTACCTTTTCTTTGCGCCTTGATACTAGACGTATCCCCGCAGCAGTTATGAAAAAACACGTTGCAATTGCTATTCGTGAAGAAGAGCGCAAGATCAAAGAACAGGGTAAAAAGTACGTTTCCCGCGAACGTAAGAAAGAACTAAAAGAACAGGTACAGCTAAAACTTCGCGCACGCACTCTTCCGGTTCCAGCTGAATTTCATGTAGTATGGAACATGCAAACGAACGACGTATACTTTGCTTCAACTCAAGCAAAAGTGTTAGAATTATTTGTAGATTACTTTGCACAGACTTTTGGTGTCGATCTCGAGCCGATGACTCCATATTCCCTTGCGATATCCCTTATGGGTGAAGACATCGCAGAAAAACTTGATACCCTTGAACCGGCTAACTTCGCATAG